The genomic segment GAACGAATGCTGTGCCCCACACGATGCCCGGCGCCGGCTTAACCGCCTGCGTCGCCATGATGTAGAGATGATACGGAAGAGCCATGACCTGCGAGAACGGCGACTTGGGCATGGGCGCGAAGAACGCGACCGCCGTAAGCATGATGGGTGCGGTCTCGCCGGCAGCACGCGACAGACCGAGGATGGAGCCCGTGACGATACCCGGTGCCGCCGCAGGCAGTACGACACGCACGGTCGTACGAAGTTTCGTTGCGCCAAGCGCAAGCGACGCCTGGCGCAGGTCGGTGGGTACTTGGCGCAGCGCCTCCTCGGTCGCGCCGATGACGACCGGAAGCGTGAGGCATGCGAGTGTAAGCGCACCCGCGATGAGCGACGTCCCGAACTTAAGCGCGATGACGAAGAGCGAGAAGCCGAACAGCCCGTAGACGATCGACGGCACGCCGGCCATGTTAGCGATGGAGAGCCGCACGACGCGTGTTCCCACACCCGGCCGCGCGTACTCGGCCAGGTAGAGCCCTGCACCGATGCCGATGGGCAACGCGAAGGCGGCGGTCCACAGCGTCAGCATGAGCGTGCCCCATATCGCAGGCCATATGCCACCTGCGGTCATCTGCTTCTTGGGCATCGTGGAGAGGAACTCCCACGAGATCGAGGGCGCTCCTCGGTAGATGATGATGCCGATGATTGCGACGGTCGCTCCCGCTGCGAAGAGCAGGCACGCGCCGGTGATGAACTTGGCGACCAGTTCGACCGT from the Coriobacteriia bacterium genome contains:
- the pstA gene encoding phosphate ABC transporter permease PstA, which encodes MSRNERTARRARRARTVELVAKFITGACLLFAAGATVAIIGIIIYRGAPSISWEFLSTMPKKQMTAGGIWPAIWGTLMLTLWTAAFALPIGIGAGLYLAEYARPGVGTRVVRLSIANMAGVPSIVYGLFGFSLFVIALKFGTSLIAGALTLACLTLPVVIGATEEALRQVPTDLRQASLALGATKLRTTVRVVLPAAAPGIVTGSILGLSRAAGETAPIMLTAVAFFAPMPKSPFSQVMALPYHLYIMATQAVKPAPGIVWGTAFVLVAGVTAVGVLAAAWRTRQRSRIRW